The proteins below are encoded in one region of Chloroflexota bacterium:
- a CDS encoding acetate kinase, which translates to MKILVINSGSSSIKYSLFDAGEQQALATGLVERIGEDSSRIKHQAVIDGKSRQLTRDLVIEDHRQGLKLVTELLLDDQIGVLASAADITAIGHRVVHGGERYSQPTVIDDDLIEAVRTLAPFAPLHNPPNLQGIEVASELFPDATQVAVFDTAFHQSMPAAAYRYAIPNYLYDDHGIRVYGFHGTSHLYVTKQASQYLGKPLDEINLITAHLGNGASITAVRGGKSVDTSMGFSPLAGLVMGTRSGDLDPAVLFFLGTKLAMSFPEIDRLLNKQSGMIGLTGNNDLRDIEDRQAEGDDQAQLALDVYTYRIKKYIGAYMAALGHVDAIVFTAGVGENSPYVRWHVCQGLEGLGVILDADKNDILAREITELQANDSPIKVLAIPTNEELEIARQTLEVLQENSG; encoded by the coding sequence ATGAAAATTCTGGTAATAAACTCAGGAAGCTCATCGATCAAATACAGTCTCTTCGATGCCGGGGAGCAGCAGGCATTGGCTACAGGCCTGGTCGAACGCATCGGCGAAGATAGTAGCCGCATCAAACATCAGGCCGTCATTGACGGTAAATCGCGTCAACTCACCCGAGACCTGGTGATCGAAGATCACCGCCAGGGCTTGAAACTGGTAACTGAATTGCTCCTGGACGACCAGATAGGCGTGCTCGCTTCGGCTGCCGACATCACAGCCATTGGTCACCGGGTCGTGCACGGCGGCGAGCGCTACAGTCAGCCGACCGTGATCGACGATGACTTGATAGAAGCGGTGCGGACTCTGGCTCCCTTCGCCCCCCTGCACAACCCGCCCAATCTGCAGGGAATCGAGGTGGCTAGCGAACTGTTCCCCGATGCGACGCAGGTAGCTGTCTTCGACACCGCCTTTCACCAATCGATGCCGGCAGCTGCTTACCGTTATGCCATTCCCAACTATCTCTACGATGATCATGGCATTCGCGTCTATGGTTTCCATGGCACTTCCCATCTGTATGTCACGAAACAGGCCAGCCAATACCTGGGCAAACCGCTCGATGAGATCAATCTGATCACTGCCCATCTGGGCAATGGCGCCAGCATCACCGCCGTGCGCGGCGGGAAATCGGTGGACACCTCCATGGGATTCAGTCCGCTGGCTGGCCTGGTGATGGGAACCCGCAGTGGGGATCTCGATCCCGCCGTGTTATTCTTCCTGGGAACAAAACTGGCCATGAGCTTCCCGGAAATCGACCGTCTGCTCAATAAACAGAGTGGCATGATCGGCCTCACAGGAAACAACGACCTGCGGGATATCGAGGACCGGCAAGCCGAGGGTGATGATCAAGCACAACTTGCCCTGGACGTCTATACCTACCGCATCAAAAAGTATATCGGCGCTTACATGGCAGCTCTGGGCCACGTGGATGCCATCGTTTTCACTGCCGGCGTGGGTGAGAACAGTCCCTACGTCCGCTGGCATGTCTGTCAGGGCCTGGAAGGACTGGGTGTGATCCTCGACGCCGATAAGAACGATATCCTCGCCCGGGAGATCACCGAACTCCAGGCCAACGACAGCC